A single region of the Schizosaccharomyces osmophilus chromosome 3, complete sequence genome encodes:
- the isa1 gene encoding mitochondrial [4Fe-4S] cluster assembly and transfer protein Isa1: MLALLSTRQISRFPLREGLLRNFTRNLSLHEIHNLKNMNPTLQKSQNIQIPLPTRLRAAAPSLNETSKKELAPTRRMPRKNVIKLSSGAVNHLRSMLNDPSMKDKLLRIGVKQKGCAGQAYSLEYIEQPEKFDEIVEQDGIRIIVARRALLQIIGSVMDYRDDELQSRFIFTNPNIKSTCGCGESFSTTK; encoded by the exons ATGCTTGCACTTTTATCGACACGACAGATTTCAAGGTTCCCCCTGCGTGAGGGCTTGCTACGGAACTTTACTCGAAATCTTTCTCTACATGAAATTCATAACCTGAAAAATATGAATCCGACACTACAAAAATCacaaaatattcaaattCCTCTACCCACCCGTTTACGTGCTGCAGCTCCTTCTCTCAATGAAACTTCGAAGAAAGAACTGGCTCCTACTCGGAGGATGCCTCGTAAAAACGTAATTAAATTG AGTTCAGGTGCGGTGAATCATTTGCGAAGCATGTTGAACGATCCTTCTATGAAGGATAAACTTTTGCGAATTGGCGTAAAGCAAAAGGGTTGTGCTGGCCAGGCGTATTCGTTGGAATACATTGAACAACCTGAAAagtttgatgaaattgTGGAGCAAGATGGAATTCGTATCATTGTCGCTCGAAGGGCTTTACTGCAAATTATTGGGTCTGTAATGGATTACAGGGATGATGAGTTGCAGTCGCGGTTTATTTTTACCAATCCAAATATTAAATCTACCTGTGGTTGTGGAGAATCCTTCAGCACGACGAAGTAA
- the gep4 gene encoding phosphatidylglycerol phosphate phosphatase Gep4, whose translation MLVNWEGIRAFFQTVKRPRTLLPHVKFPSFTNVPVGISSHLSNAYCRPVDIRGIVLDKDDCITVPNKNEIPNENLEKLRELQKKFGKSHILLVSNSIGSKKQDPTGEDAAHFEARWEIPVLRHSKLKPLCEQEVWDYFQRSTQIQHPSQLLFIGDRLLTDSTMANRMGAWSLWLYVGVQENSSWMNKLEGKLYQTFQPMGPILPQMNEKDK comes from the exons ATGCTAGTGAACTGGGAAGGGATTCGCGCTTTTTTTCAGACTGTGAAACGTCCTAGGACATTACTTCCTCACGTAAAATTTCCTTCATTCACAAATGTTCCGGTTGGTATTAGCAGCCATCTAAGCAATGCGTACTGTCGGCCTGTTGACATTCGAGGTATTGTGCTAGACAAGGACGATTGTATTACTGTACCTAATAAGAATGAAATTCCTAATGAGAATCTCGAGAAACTACGAGAgttacagaaaaaatttggaaagagCCATATTTTATTGGTGAGCAATTCAATTGGTTCTAAAAAGCAAGATCCGACTGGAGAAGATGCTGCCCACTTTGAAGCTCGCTGGGAAATTCCTGTACTTCGACATTCGAAATTAAAGCCACTTTGTGAACAAGAAGTATGGGATTATTTTCAGAGATCTACACAGATTCAACATCCCTCACAGCTTTTATTCATCGGTGATCGACTACTTACGGATAGCACCATGGCTAATCGTATGGGTGCATGGAGTTTATGGTTATATGTTGGAGTACAAGAAAACTCAAGCTGG ATGAACAAATTAGAAGGAAAGCTTTACCAAACGTTCCAACCGATGGGTCCTATCCTACCTCAAATGAACGAGAAGGATAAGTAA
- the myo2 gene encoding myosin II heavy chain has protein sequence MYRISQGNIGESLADNSLNGIDNKRWVWISHPETAFTKAWIKEELGDGKYVIRYNNSRDQKVVGHDEIQPLNPGRFDRVNDMAELTNLNEPSVTYNLEQRYLSDQIYTYSGLFLVAVNPYRRLPIYGKDMVQLYKDKSQERKLPHVFAIADLAYNNLLENKENQSILVTGESGAGKTENTKRIIQYLAAVASNPNVVFGEQLEEQILKTNPVLEAFGNAKTVRNNNSSRFGKFIKVEFSVSGEIANASIEWYLLEKSRVVHQSSQERNYHIFYQLLNGADPALRKKLLLSNEFNDYEYLKKSSLTIPGINDAEEFKGLLSSFKILGFTEKEIFYMFSIISIILHIGNIPIGADRSGVARLTNMDDVDKLCHLLGVSPELFSQNLIRPRIHAGHEWVVSARSQEQVISSIEALAKAIYERNFGWLVKRINTAISRNTSSNTFIGILDIAGFEIFETNSFEQLCINYTNERLQQFFNHHMFVLEQEEYMREEIKWDFVDFGHDLQPTIDLIEKSNPIGILSCLDEECVMPKATDTTFVSKLDALWRDKSQKYKPFKFGGSGFILTHYAADVPYSTEGWLEKNSDPLNENIAKLLAQSTNKHISELFSDYREVETKTVRGRTRKALFRTVAQRHKEQLNQLMNQFNTTQPHFIRCIIPNEEKKSHSFNRALVLDQLRCNGVLEGIRITRAGFPNRMPFNDFRLRYEMMVNLPKDNYIESRRASLLILQQMGLSEDQFRIGVSKIFFKAGVLASLEERRLHTLQSIVIALQARIRGFVQRRKFQKRLKDIESLKQIQANMFVYDELRKHPWTKLYFKLRPMLSSTHNDEKLKRKDAEIIELKYEIKKITNVKEGLEAKVNESNKSYTALESALTGERAIALDKEEILRRTQERLASLEDSNGILNATYKDMEARLADILNEKEVENKHIEEMTGSLESVSLENEKRREYNEKLQKELNTCRMDVEQIRSALSAAKVEIASLSKEKTSINQDLGKLREDGEKKKLELSSLLEENSTLNRELRRFKEISKSLEERLTNETNMMKDINSSVRNMSSELERTKIEKSEMANDISIVKQKNQELDVLKGVQQMTIENFEQKVGYLEADVKQMSLLKKELSALTEKDNLYEVQSSRNQELEASVKTHMLTIKDLEGSLKNANSKLKNLQDFPSKYESLIGKSEELQRKVRQLERFKSDYELQNKELLSLRKVESDYRELVLKYDKVTKDTERLEKSSFSTNDQYQKLLDEHSNLTRKSEDITSQLDSAMQKLPKIPLLESEISKLKQDFANTVKELEGEKQKAILASQDNEQLRSLKRELQNKRQLELNCQKLSEEVKSTRSLRSEVTLLRNKASDVEYSKNKLTESELKLKEVRKELNSAIELNKRKEVELHRLKEHKPAEKENKSPATIKNTLPERKTIFDLQQRNANQTLFENLKRDYDRLNLEKQYLEKQVQENKNPGVTPQATGGSLERVAFSHAVEVKALKDQINSEKSKILTTQYQFEKREKELQKSISDMERQNRYSLIDVRALRDRIASLEEELAASSRA, from the coding sequence CTATGGCAAAGACATGGTACAATTGTACAAGGACAAAAGCCAAGAACGAAAGCTCCCCCATGTTTTTGCGATCGCTGACCTGGCTTACAATAACCTGTtggaaaacaaggaaaaccAGTCCATTCTAGTCACCGGTGAGTCTGGTGCTGGTAAGACGGAAAATACCAAACGAATTATACAGTATCTTGCTGCCGTCGCAAGCAATCCAAACGTGGTATTTGGAGAACAATTAGAAGagcaaattttgaaaacgAACCCTGTCCTTGAAGCCTTTGGTAATGCTAAAACAGTACGCAACAACAATTCTTCTCGGTTCggaaaattcattaaagtCGAATTCTCGGTCAGTGGTGAAATTGCCAATGCTTCCATTGAATGGTATCTGCTCGAAAAATCCCGTGTTGTTCATCAAAGCTCGCAAGAACGTAACTATCACATTTTTTATCAACTACTGAACGGTGCTGATCCTGCTTTACGAAAAAAGCTCCTTCTTTCTAATGAATTTAATGATTATGAATACCTGAAGAAATCATCTCTTACTATTCCCGGCATCAATGATGCTGAAGAGTTTAAAGGATTAttgtcttcttttaaaattttggGTTTTAccgaaaaagaaattttttatatgttCAGCATAATTTCTATTATTTTGCACATAGGTAATATCCCTATCGGCGCTGACCGTTCTGGCGTTGCCCGCCTCACAAATATGGATGATGTTGATAAACTTTGCCATCTTCTGGGTGTATCTCCAGAATTATTTTCACAAAACCTTATCCGTCCGCGTATTCATGCAGGTCATGAATGGGTGGTGAGTGCTCGATCCCAAGAACAGGtaatttcttctatagAGGCATTGGCCAAAGCAATTTATGAGAGAAATTTTGGCTGGCTTGTTAAGCGTATAAATACCGCAATAAGTCGGAACACCTCTTCTAACACTTTTATTGGAATTTTGGATATTGCAgggtttgaaatttttgagaCGAACAGTTTTGAGCAATTATGCATTAATTATACGAATGAACGCTTAcagcaattttttaatcatcatatgtttgttttggagCAGGAAGAATATATgagagaagaaattaaatgGGACTTTGTTGACTTTGGCCATGATTTACAACCTACCATTGACTTAATTGAGAAGTCTAATCCTATCGGCATTCTATCTTGtcttgatgaagaatgCGTTATGCCAAAAGCTACAGACACTACCtttgtttccaaattgGATGCGTTATGGAGAGATAAATcccaaaaatataaacCATTTAAGTTTGGTGGGTCTGGTTTTATCCTGACGCATTACGCGGCCGATGTTCCTTATTCAACAGAAGGTTGGttagaaaagaatagtGACCCTCTGAATGAAAATATCGCCAAGTTGTTAGCTCAGTCTACCAATAAGCATATATCTGAACTGTTCTCTGATTACCGAGAGGTTGAGACGAAAACGGTGCGTGGACGCACTCGTAAAGCTCTATTTCGAACTGTTGCCCAGAGGCACAAAGAACAGTTAAATCAATTAATGAACCAATTTAACACAACGCAACCTCATTTCATTAGGTGTATCATTCCCaatgaagagaaaaagagccATTCCTTTAACAGAGCTCTGGTTTTAGACCAGTTACGATGCAACGGTGTTTTGGAAGGGATACGGATTACTCGTGCTGGATTCCCTAATAGAATGCCCTTTAATGACTTTAGGCTTCGTTATGAGATGATGGTTAATCTTCCGAAAGATAACTATATTGAATCTCGGCGTGCTTCGCTTCTAATACTTCAGCAAATGGGCCTTTCAGAAGATCAGTTTAGAATCGGAGTTTCCaagattttctttaaggCAGGAGTATTAGCAagtttggaagaaagaagattaCATACTCTTCAGAGTATTGTAATTGCTTTGCAGGCTCGAATCCGTGGTTTTGttcaaagaaggaaatttcaaaagcgTTTGAAGGATATAGAGTCTTTAAAGCAGATACAGGCTAATATGTTTGTGTATGACGAGCTTCGAAAACATCCCTGGACGAAGTTATATTTTAAGTTAAGACCCATGCTCAGTAGTACTCataatgatgaaaagcTTAAACGTAAGGATGCGGAAATTATAGAGCTGAAGTACgaaattaagaaaattacaaatGTCAAGGAGGGACTTGAAGCCAAGGTGAATGAATCAAATAAATCTTATACTGCTTTAGAAAGTGCGCTTACCGGTGAACGAGCAATTGCACTTGACAAGGAGGAAATTCTCCGTCGTACTCAGGAAAGGTTAGCTTCTTTAGAAGATTCAAATGGAATCTTGAATGCCACTTATAAAGATATGGAAGCTCGGTTGGCAGATATTTTGAATGAGAAAGAAGTGGAAAACAAGCACATTGAAGAGATGACGGGTTCCCTCGAATCCGTATCGttggaaaacgaaaaaagaagagaatataatgaaaaacTGCAAAAAGAGTTGAATACCTGTCGAATGGACGTTGAACAGATCAGATCTGCATTATCAGCTGCTAAAGTTGAAATAGCTTCATTatctaaagaaaagacaTCTATCAATCAAGATTTAGGAAAACTGAGAGAAGATggagagaagaaaaaacttgAACTGTCTTCCTTGCTTGAGGAAAACTCTACTTTAAACCGTGAACTTCGGAGGTTTAAAGAGATAAGTAAATCATTAGAAGAAAGACTAACAAATGAAACGAATATGATGAAAGATATTAACTCCTCTGTGAGAAATATGTCTTCTGAATTGGAGCGAACCAAGATTGAAAAATCCGAAATGGCTAATGATATATCAATCGTGAAACAGAAGAATCAAGAGCTTGACGTGCTAAAGGGAGTTCAGCAAATGACGATAGAGAATTTCGAACAAAAGGTTGGCTATCTTGAAGCTGATGTTAAGCAAATGTCTCTGTTGAAGAAAGAGCTCAGTGCTTTAACCGAAAAAGACAACTTATATGAAGTTCAGTCTTCTAGGAATCAAGAACTTGAAGCATCGGTAAAAACCCATATGCTTACAATTAAAGACCTAGAAGGCAGCTTGAAAAATGCCAACAGCAAGTTAAAGAATTTACAGGATTTTCCGTCGAAGTATGAAAGTTTAATTGGAAAATCCGAAGAGCTACAGAGGAAAGTTCGACAGCTTGAAAGATTTAAATCCGATTATGAGCTTCAAAATAAGGAACTTTTAAGCTTACGCAAGGTCGAAAGTGATTATCGTGAATTGGTGCTTAAGTATGATAAAGTAACGAAAGATACAGAACGATTAGAAAAAAGCAGTTTTTCTACCAATGATCAATATCAAAAATTACTAGACGAGCACAGTAATTTAACACGAAAGAGTGAAGACATAACTAGCCAGCTCGATTCTGCAATGCAAAAACTTCCCAAGATTCCCTTATTAGAAAGCGAAATTTCGAAATTGAAGCAAGATTTCGCGAATACAGTTAAAGAACTTGAGGGggagaaacaaaaggctATTTTAGCTAGTCAGGATAATGAGCAATTACGTTCATTAAAGAGAGAACTCCAGAATAAACGACAATTGGAATTGAACTGTCAGAAGCTTTCAGAAGAGGTTAAAAGTACTCGAAGTTTGCGATCAGAAGTCACCTTACTGAGAAATAAAGCATCTGACGTGGAGTACtctaaaaacaaactgaCAGAATCAGAATTAAAACTGAAGGAAGTCAGAAAAGAGCTGAATTCCGCCATAGAACTgaacaaaaggaaagaagtTGAGCTCCATCGGCTAAAGGAACACAAGCCAGCGGAGAAGGAGAACAAGTCCCCAGCAACTATAAAGAACACACTCCCTGAGAGAAAAACGATTTTTGACTTACAACAACGAAATGCCAATCAGactctttttgaaaatttgaaaagagatTATGATAGGCTTAACCTTGAGAAACAGTATCTTGAGAAACAAGTGCAAGAGAACAAAAACCCTGGAGTGACACCACAAGCCACCGGCGGATCTTTGGAGCGGGTTGCCTTTTCTCATGCGGTAGAAGTGAAAGCCCTTAAAGACCAAATTAATAGTGAGAAGTCCAAGATTTTAACTACACAATACCAGTTTGAAAAACGAGAAAAAGAGTTACAAAAATCGATTTCCGACATGGAAAGGCAGAACCGGTATTCACTAATTGACGTTCGGGCACTCCGAGACAGAATTGCTAGTCTTGAAGAAGAGTTGGCGGCATCTTCACGAGCATGA
- the nse3 gene encoding Smc5-6 complex non-SMC MAGE family subunit Nse3, which translates to MSQFDDLHRKRARNVEPSSPHGARLTASQIIADEEEGSESEGYIDDDLESPNDDAAVGQGSGRTSSDRNRRKKSKPNAGSKPLDELDKGETDSMNFQMLVRNIVRLAICSQSSHQALSRKEVIQRAFPQGSSRSLFQPALEEANRQLQSVFGFQLVLVNPTNRTKEMAISQLRKQHTSNSSSSSSSNVPKYWVLKNSLRFEYCSDQRLVPDSMADTSFLGFLMLVVSLVAVSHGYLGELELKSHLDTLLSSETTPFQLDIDRSLNLLVRFGYLDRVKDDTHNQFVYYIGSRSDIEIGKQGLKSFISEFVQGTNLDEVLSGFTDEKLQTLPNTTENEN; encoded by the coding sequence atgagtCAGTTCGATGATTTGCATAGAAAAAGAGCCAGGAATGTAGAACCAAGCAGCCCTCATGGAGCACGATTGACGGCATCGCAGATTATTGctgatgaggaagaaggatCAGAAAGTGAAGGATACATTGACGACGATTTGGAGAGCCCAAATGATGACGCAGCAGTTGGACAAGGATCCGGACGCACTTCCTCTGATAGAAATCGCAGAAAGAAGAGCAAACCCAATGCCGGTTCCAAACCGTTGGATGAACTAGACAAAGGCGAAACTGATTCTAtgaattttcaaatgcttGTTAGAAACATTGTGCGTCTCGCCATTTGCTCCCAAAGCTCCCATCAAGCTCTTTCGCGAAAGGAAGTGATACAGCGTGCATTCCCACAAGGAAGTTCCCGAAGCTTGTTTCAGCCAGCTCTAGAAGAGGCAAACCGTCAACTTCAGTctgtttttggttttcaacTAGTCTTAGTAAACCCCACGAATCGGACAAAAGAAATGGCCATTTCTCAACTCCGAAAACAACATACTTCCAATTCGtcttcctcctcctcctccaaTGTCCCAAAGTATTGGGTGTTAAAAAATTCCCTTCGTTTTGAGTACTGCAGCGACCAACGGCTCGTTCCTGACTCAATGGCTGATACTTCGTTTCTCGGATTTTTGATGCTTGTTGTTTCCCTTGTTGCAGTTTCCCATGGATATCTTGGAGAGTTAGAACTGAAGTCGCACTTGGATACTTTGTTATCTTCTGAAACCACTCCTTTCCAATTAGACATAGACCGCTCCCTCAATCTTCTTGTCAGATTTGGTTATTTGGACCGCGTAAAGGATGATACCCACAatcaatttgtttactacaTCGGCTCTCGTTCTGATATTGAAATCGGTAAACAAGGATTAAAAAGCTTTATTTCAGAATTTGTCCAAGGTACCAACCTTGACGAAGTTTTGTCTGGCTTTACCGatgaaaaattacaaaCTCTTCCCAATACAactgaaaacgaaaattaG